TAAGCGATACGGGGATAACGAGTCTTATGCCGCTTATGCTTTAGAAGCTGTGATAGTTAATCCTCAAGGAATGGCCATACCCTTTCTTACGGAATTCTGCGAGAATTCCAGCGGGGGAGAAGCATTAATCAAGCAAGACTGCGAACTAAAGGCTTGCAAGCGATTGCTTATACGTATGCGCAAAGTATTTCCCAAGTTACGCCTGATGGTAGTAGTTGATGGTCTATATCCTAACGGGCCAATAATGGCACTTTGTCGTCAATTGCGTTTAGACTTTATGATTGTGCTCCCACAGGACTGTTTACGTAGTGTTTGGGATGAAGTAGAAGGCCTTAAAAAGCTGGAGAAAGATCAGACCAGGACTTACTGTTGGGGTAACCGGGAGCAAGTATTTTGGTGGGTTAACCATATTGACTATGACTTTCAGGAAAACAATTCCCGGCGTCGACTAAAGCTACACGTTGCTGGATGTACGGAATCCTGGGAAGAAAATGGGAAGAACCGGGAAAGCCACTGGACGTGGGTATCTTCGCAGCCATTAACTAAACAAAATATAGTCATCCGCTGCAATCGCATGGCCCGCCAAAGGTGGAACATTGAGGAAAACATCCTAATTGAAAAGCATCATGGTTATCAGTATGAGCATGCCTTCTCTTTGAACTGGACAGCGATGAAAAATTGGCATCTGATAATGCATTTGGGGCATCTGATAAATATATTGGCCTTACATACGGAGGTATTAATAGATAAAGTGCGGGAATTAGGCATTCGGGGAACACTGAGATTCCTC
The Methanofastidiosum sp. DNA segment above includes these coding regions:
- a CDS encoding transposase family protein, encoding MSQRNPESIHPATLPNRKSIYKSSKEEQEGRQIVLERQLLVWRSQLPQLMKKFAQLPDLRRPGSIRHKSVVLMTFALFLFVFEYASRREANRELTHPSFWELLQAVFPEIESIPHMDTVNRFLEKTDPAHLEEILLQTIKRLLRNGKLRGFLVNKQYVVAIDGTQKLARRWQWADEALHKRYGDNESYAAYALEAVIVNPQGMAIPFLTEFCENSSGGEALIKQDCELKACKRLLIRMRKVFPKLRLMVVVDGLYPNGPIMALCRQLRLDFMIVLPQDCLRSVWDEVEGLKKLEKDQTRTYCWGNREQVFWWVNHIDYDFQENNSRRRLKLHVAGCTESWEENGKNRESHWTWVSSQPLTKQNIVIRCNRMARQRWNIEENILIEKHHGYQYEHAFSLNWTAMKNWHLIMHLGHLINILALHTEVLIDKVRELGIRGTLRFLRKSWINQWIDPAKLKTFCTRSPRLNLIIQ